In Chloroflexota bacterium, the genomic stretch GTTGCCTATCGGCGACTCGTGTTTCTCACGCGCCCATTGCCGGCCATATTCGAAATTGGGGGCGCGCTCGTAATCGTCGGCGACATTTTGGCCGACGATGAGGCCGTCGGCCACCGGGGTATCCTCGGTGTAGGTGTAACCAAAGTCTGAAGTGCGCGCGCCGTAAGGGCAGGCCGTGATACAGGCCCGGCAACCGATGCACTGCTCGTAATCCACTTGCACAATGCCTTCTTCATTCTTGTAAGTGGCGCTCACCGGGCAAACCGGAGTGCAGGGCGGGTTATCGCATTGCATGCACGGGCGCGGGGTGAACATCCGGGTGACGTTGGGATAAACGCCGCGCTCTTCTTCAAACACCGGGCGGTAGACCACGCCGGGCGGCAATTTGTTCTCGACTACACAGGAGATGGTGCAGGCATGGCAACCCACGCATTTGCGCAGATCAATGACCATCACCCAGCGGCGCTCGCCCGGCTTTTTCTGTAGCGCCTTTTGCAGTTCGGCCTGCATGCGAATGAGAGGATCATCGCCGGGTTTGGCTTCGAGCGCGGCATTGGCGCGGGCCGGCGCTTTGGAAGCAACGGCCTCCACCACCCGATCCGGGTCGGCTCCCCACGCGGCCAGTAGGGCCACAATCGGCCCGGCGGCCTTGAGAAAGTCGCGCCGATCAAATCGCTTTTCGGCGGTGGCGTTATCAGATTGAC encodes the following:
- a CDS encoding 4Fe-4S dicluster domain-containing protein, producing the protein MSQSDNATAEKRFDRRDFLKAAGPIVALLAAWGADPDRVVEAVASKAPARANAALEAKPGDDPLIRMQAELQKALQKKPGERRWVMVIDLRKCVGCHACTISCVVENKLPPGVVYRPVFEEERGVYPNVTRMFTPRPCMQCDNPPCTPVCPVSATYKNEEGIVQVDYEQCIGCRACITACPYGARTSDFGYTYTEDTPVADGLIVGQNVADDYERAPNFEYGRQWAREKHESPIGNARKCHFCLHRIKEGMLPACVSTCIGRATLFGDANDPESLVSEMIHKPNVIRLKEELGTQPRVYYLI